The following are encoded together in the bacterium genome:
- a CDS encoding DUF86 domain-containing protein — protein sequence MSKLPLEYLKHIVEETEFIINEVTKISEDDFYINDSLKRAFVRSLEVIGEASKNIPEGFREKHSNVDWRNMARMRDKLIHHYFGIDYSIVWDVVKNEIPVLHSKILKIIQSEELNKS from the coding sequence ATGTCAAAATTGCCCCTTGAATATTTAAAACATATAGTCGAAGAAACAGAATTTATTATAAATGAAGTTACCAAAATTTCCGAAGATGACTTTTATATCAATGATAGTCTAAAAAGGGCCTTTGTTAGAAGTTTAGAAGTTATCGGTGAAGCATCAAAAAATATCCCGGAAGGTTTTAGAGAAAAGCATAGCAATGTAGATTGGAGAAATATGGCAAGAATGAGGGATAAGTTAATCCATCACTATTTTGGCATAGATTATTCTATAGTTTGGGATGTTGTAAAAAATGAAATCCCAGTTTTACATAGTAAAATACTTAAAATTATCCAAAGCGAAGAATTGAATAAAAGCTAA
- a CDS encoding nucleotidyltransferase domain-containing protein, which yields MTRKEKFYKVIESNREYLKALGVISIGIFGSVVREQDSELSDYDILVEFRKGKKSFKTFTSLCDFLENCLGENYELITKESISPYIGPHILKEIENVKIAP from the coding sequence ATGACAAGAAAAGAGAAGTTTTATAAAGTTATTGAAAGTAACAGAGAATATTTGAAGGCACTTGGAGTTATATCTATTGGTATTTTTGGGTCTGTTGTGAGAGAGCAAGATTCAGAACTCAGCGATTATGATATTCTTGTAGAGTTTAGAAAGGGGAAAAAATCTTTTAAGACTTTTACATCTCTATGCGATTTTCTCGAAAATTGTTTAGGAGAAAACTATGAACTTATTACGAAGGAAAGTATAAGCCCTTATATTGGACCCCATATATTAAAGGAAATAGAAAATGTCAAAATTGCCCCTTGA
- a CDS encoding PIN domain-containing protein, translating to MFAIDTNLLIYAHNEDSEFHKGAVIFLERVMNEQDENGNPTICFSTQVFTEFINVITRQTLRKPLSLNEAIDVVQEYLDAGVQVISHQERKCRHF from the coding sequence ATGTTTGCGATTGACACCAATCTGTTGATTTATGCCCATAACGAAGATTCCGAGTTCCATAAAGGAGCAGTGATATTTCTTGAACGGGTGATGAATGAACAAGATGAAAATGGTAACCCTACCATTTGTTTTTCAACGCAAGTGTTCACCGAATTTATCAACGTGATTACGCGACAAACACTCCGAAAGCCTCTTTCACTTAACGAAGCCATTGATGTTGTCCAGGAATATCTTGATGCAGGTGTTCAGGTGATATCCCACCAAGAACGCAAATGCAGACATTTTTAG